AATTAAGTTTGGTGTAACTTTTGTGCTTTTTCAGCTGTTAGGAATTATTGTGGAAAGATGAGATCAGGAATTTGCAGCATACAGTTGCAGGCACTGACACAAGAAGCAGCAACACTTGTTAAACAAGCTGTTAATCTAGCAACAAGAAGAGGTCATTCACAAGTGACACCTCTTCATGTAGCTACTATCATGCTCTCAACTTCAACAAACCTTCTTCACAAAGCTTGTCTTCAATGCCATTCTCATCCATTTCAATACAAAGCACTAGAGCTTTGTTTCAAAGTTTCCCTTAACCGTTTGCCATCATCCACATCAAGTTCATTTTTAGGAGGTTATCAATATTCAACAATTCTTTCACTTTCCAATTCTTTGGTTGCTGCTTTCAAACGTGCTCAGGGTCACCACCGTCGTGGTTCTCTTATTGAGAACCAGAAACAACAATCTATTTTAGCATTGAAAATTGAAGTTGAACAGTTGATAATCTCTATTCTTGATGACCCTAGTGTTAGTAGAGTTATGAGAGAAGCTGGTTTCTCTAGTGAACTTGTTAAAACCAATGTTGAACAAATTGTTTCAATTGATCATGTTTGTTCACAACAACCTCAATTTCATGTTAATAATGATGCTGATGATGTAAGTAGTGTTTTGAGTGAACTTGtgagaaagagaagaaacaCAGTTATTGTTGGTGAGAATATTGAAAATGTTGAGGAAGTAGCTAGAGGAGTGATGAAAAGTTTGAAGAGAGATAATGTTCTTCAATTTGTGAGTTTTCCTATTGtttcatttaataatattattagcaAAGAGGAAGTTGAAAGGAAGATTGTGGAGCTTAGGAGGGTAATAagaagctatgatggaagagGGTTTATTTTATACTTAGGTGATTTGAAATGGTTGTTTGAGTTTTGGTCAAGTTCTTGTGAACAAAGAAAAAGCTACTATTGTTCTGTGGAGCATATTGTCATGgagattaaaaaattgattagtGGAAATGGGGAGAATGGTAAATTGTTGCTTATGGGAATTGCAACTTTTGAAACATACATGAAATGTAAACTGTGTGATCGTTCTCTTGAAACTATTTGGGAGCTTCACCCCTTTACAACAACTTGTGTTGGTAGCTTGAGCCTTACTTTAAGTCTTGATaggtagtttttatttttattttttgcttttgatttttgtattattattattattatttttgtattgttATAGTTGAATGCTTGAAAATTAGTAATGTTGTTATCTCTATTAAATGTTTTACATTGTTTCAGTAATTTTCAAGCAAAGGAGAGAAGCAAGATGAAATTCAAAGATGAATCTTTTGAAGATGGAGTGGAAGTGAGTCAGCATGTAATTTTGCCAACATGGCTCCAAAATTGCAAGGATGAGAAAGTTCACACAATGGACAATCaggttattattttttctaaatatattcTTAATAGTTACTACTAAGTgtatttgaaaatgaaaaggCATCAAAATTAAAcgcatttatataaaaaagatattttaaaaacattcatatataaaatatactcATTAAATATCCTATGtatctatttttcttaataCATAAAAAGTGGTTAAAATGCTTATAAATGACATGTCAGTACAAAATagtaatattgtatttataagCAATTTACAAAAATCTTGAAACTAATGTTTCTAGCTGTACATTTTTGTCTTGTGAATCAGAAAAATGCAAAGCAATGGGATATATGTAAGAAATGGAACTCATTTTGCAGTCCTTGTACTAATCTTGAGAAACCATTTTTGCATGTTTCATCATTTCCTTCATCACCTACTTCTATCTCCTCACATAGAAAGTCTTCTAGCTTGCATCTGAGCCACAGCCTAAGCTGGCCAATAATTTGTGAACATAAAGAGCTACCAAAAGAATGTTTCAATGGTGATAGCTATAAAGGAAACTTAATAATTTTCATGCCACAAAATGTTCCTAAGCAAGATCTTTTGTCAAATCCAAACTCTAGTCCAAACTCAGCTTCTTCAAGTGAGGAATTGGAAGGTTTAGATAGCACTCAAATGTTCAAGGAACTCAATGATGAGAATATGAAGGTTCTTTGTGATGTAATGGAGAAAAAGTTTCCACAACAAAAGGAAATAGCTAAGGAGATTGCAAGCACTGTCCTTCTTTGCAGGTCAGGAATGAGaaaaggaagagaaaaaaaCTACTTATTGAAAACAGATGGTAAACAAGAAACATGGATGTTATTTATTGGTGTGGATTTTGAAGCAAAAGAATTTATCTCAAAAGAGTTAGCTAAAGTTATTTTTGGATCTTACAAAAACTTTGACTCATAGTATGTAACAAACTCTAAAACTATGATATCAACTGATATAAGATATCATCAAAGAGTtggagaataacaacgataacctttttggGACCTATGATAACCAAGAAAGACATATTTTAGTGATCGAGCTAAAAGTTTGTCAAGACATGAGTGAGATTGTGGACAAAACATATAGACCTGAAGACACGAGGAGAAAGTGAGTGAAGAGAGGTACGAGGGAAGAGGGTCGAGTGAGGGACTTTGTTATCAAGAACAGACGAAGACATGTGATTTATAAGATAGCACGCCGTTAGAATAGTGTCGCGCCAAAAGAGAGATGGTACATTACAATGAAGAAGGAGAGTATGAGTGGTTTCAAAAATatgccgatttttgcgttcggctaccccattttgttgacgtgtatgagcacaagatatttgatgaagaatgcctttagaggtcataaaattttgaaattgatggacaaatattcacgggcattatcactgcgcaaagtgcgaatggatataccaaattgagttttaatttccttataaaattgttcaaaaatataaaataatttagacctatttttcattaaaaataaccacatATAATGGGAAAAATCAACgataaaggtaacaaaatatatagACTCAAGAGTGGAAATAGTACGAGAAGGACCTTAAACAtctgagtgaactaaagcaaacgGGGATGAAGCTCGTTTATTAGCTCGATCAGGAAAATGACTACgagtgtgtttccctaactAACATGACTCACAAATTAAGCTACATAATTTGGTTTGTTTGGTACTAACTGTTGATGTTTGGGAAGACTCTGATGACCTAATTGAGCATGTATAGTAAGAGGAGAATATGTGGTAGGGCATGTCGTCGatgggtttgagagataataaaggCCATTAGACTCATACCCTACACCAATTTTTCGTCCTGATATTCGATCTTGCAAATTAATATTGCAATTAGTAAATGTGACAACACAGTCATGAGAACGAGTCAATCGActgaagaaattaaattaaatagacaTCCAGACACATAAATAACGTATGTAACTAATAGAGTAGGGAGGATTTGGACAGTGTCAATCCCTTGAAACTATGTTTGGGAACCGTTTGGATGAGACTATCCTAGGTAAATAACCAAAAGTTGTGAGAGAGGAGAAACGAGTCTTATTACCAGTAATGTGGTCAAATGCACCAGAATTGAGAATCAATGGGCTATGAGAAGGTGAGATGCAAACAGGTGAATTACCACTTTGTGCGACCGGAATAGTGGAACTTTAGTTCTGACAATACTCTACCCATTGAAGAAAATCATCATAAGTAGCCATAATCAATAAGCAATTACCCAAAACCAGTAGCGAAATAGTGGCGGAAgatgcaacaacaacaaaaaaaatcgaTGAACAGTACTGCGCGCGATGAATAGTGTCGACGCGATGAACAATGCCACATGATGAACAGTATTGCAGCTGATTTactgaaaaataaacaaaaagcgACAAAGAAGGGGTTTACCGGAATTGGGATACGATTGAACGGGAAAAAAAATCTCACCAAAGGACAGTGGGTCTTGGGGTAATCACGGTATAGAGTTGTCTCTCTTAATAGGCtttagataccatgttgaataagagaaaatgagagacatatggtgaaatcgtgtgtctgaactacacaacggagtctgttttatataggctcaagacaataaatacaaaaataaatatgggagatattatccATATTTACATGacatgtaaaaaatataaatttattttcaacagaggatatttatctttattccttgtactattatattattttttatacttattatattgttattttataagatGCTTATTTTATTATccgtacttttttattatttacgaACATGGATATATGAACATTTTCTTGACATTCGTAAGCGGGGTAAGACTGAATCTATATATTATATGCCAGGGATGTTTCAATAGACTACAAAACAAACATCCGAGGATGTTGCATACTACAAAGCAAAATTGGATGTTGTGGGAGATACTGATATTATTTGCACGCCAAATTACGATGAGCACTCCACGATAGAATTTCAGTTTGTGTCGATGTTTACAGGGTATATTCGTTGGTGTTCCATGATGGTATGATATTTACCAGAGATGTGCATACGACAGTTTGGGTATACTCAATACATCTCTCCTAGACCATCGATGCTAACTGTACGTGATGTTGATGTTGAATGAAGTATGTACAGGAACATTGTACGATCCCTTCGTACTAAATTGCATCCAGCTGCATATTCACATGAGTTTGTTGAGGGGTACATGAAGTGGTACTATAGGATATCTCATCCTCAAATGATCCCTTAAGTTGCTACAGAACCTCCATGCTTTGATGTTCCGAGTCATGATGCTGATGTTGGTGCTGGCCCTAGTTATGATGTTGGTTctggtcctagtcatgatgTTGGTTCTAGTCATGATGCTGACCCCAATACTACTCATGGTGAATGGTATAAACGGTGTCAGCTAATGGGCGGTCTTATACAACATAGTTTAGATTTATCAAAGAATGATCCCTTACGTTGCTGCAGAACCTCCATGCTTTGATGTTCTGAGTCATGATGCTGGTGCATGTCTTAGTTATGATGTTGGTGCAGGTCCTAGTTATGATGTTGCTTTTGGGCCTAGTCATGATGTTGAATGGTATACACGGTGTCAGTTAATGGGCGGTCTTATACAACAAATTTTAGATTTACATAGGCTAGATCCTGAAGATGAGATGCATGTCTGGTGAGAGAGAAATTTACACATATCTAGAGGAGGGGATTATCAATAGTACTAcagttgtatttttattttcttaatttattattcagactTTTTTTCTAATCTTATTTATTTAGACTTATCTCGATTGACTTATTATTCAGactttattatttgttaaaagacttatttatttactttattgctttagacttaattttttaaaagttgactTTGCTTTATGTTAATGAACTTTGTTACAATAAGGAATGTGAACTGTAGAGGAAACAAAGTAATtgaaaactacatatataagaaataaatttttaaatcaaaagtgTCAATCATCTGTCAAAGACATATAATCTGATGAATGTTCTAAATCTAATGAACCCAAATGTTGCAGACGTCTTCCATAAGCTATAGCCCATGATGCAGACTCATCACTGCGGTGTTTCTGCCAATGCCATGCAAGTGGAGGCAACGCAAATGTtgatttcaatttaacttgaaccAAATGAGTTTCATTAACAAAACCAACGTTGATAATATGACCACGTGATAGGTCTCCATTGTGTGCACCCCTCAATGGGAAAAAGTCAAAGAAAACATTTTTCCCAATGTCACAAGaacgagattatattttgttgttatcACATAATTCCTATCTGGAATGCTCATCTACTTCTCGTTGGGTTGGTTTCCCAAATCAGTTACAAGGAAAGAGTTTGTCACTTCTTGCAAGTGTTCCTTGAATAATGCAACATATAAATTATGTTTGCACTTAATTTATGTATACAATTGTCAACACACAATGCTATAATATTATTCACTATGGTCAAGTAAAGCAGCAATAGCATGATATCCACAGTTTCCATGCGCTTTAGCATTAACTATatcttcaatatatggatgaattagAGGAGGGAACTCGTCCAACTATTTTCTAACTTCACTCGTCATAGGTACTTGTTGAGATGCTTGTTTGGATGTTTGCTGAGAGACTGGTTTGGGTGCTTGCTGGGAGGCTTGTTGATGCTTTCATGGATCCTTGTTGAGAGACTTGAGTATTTGCATTATCAAAATCAAATGCATCAACATGGTCAAAAAATAAAGGATCGCAATATACGTCAAATCCCTTCGGCTTTTTGCCTTTTTTCCTTTTCACACCACCCTTTGTTTTGATCTTATCTGGTGGTGCACACATTGAAGTTGTCTTTGAATATGCTATTTCACGCAATTTGCTCTTCAATGCCCTCCTTCCAGCAACATTAAGTGTTTTCCAAATTATATTGATCTCTGATGTAATTTCCAACTTTTCTTCCTTTGGACCACTATTCATGGTTAAAttcctccaatgtatatgaacaaTATCCAatgggattggaacaccttCCAACTTGTATTGTGTCCaatcacatgcacaaggtaatccatgagtgtttctaagtatacaacaacacGCAACTTTGTCGTTATCGACATAGCTAACTGTTTTGTATTCATGAACAATATCAGCTAAAGCTTTCTTGGTTACAACCCAAGTCAAATTCTCATagaatggattgttgtgtatatgctctttgagacccttacttatctcaaatgaaccttttatcttaataatttgaaacttcatatgtcattcataccattccATGTCTTATAGAAATCTTCTTTATTGTGTTCtaaaaatctcttcaatgaACAATGAGCAGATTCAACCCTAATAttctaacataaaaataaatttaatattatttcaataaaaattctaTCATGCATGTTTAGTTCtatatgaatataaatataaaacaaaatacaaagttTTAATGACGtacctattagtcgtagtatATCCTAGATGCAACATTTGattggtccatgcttcaacaaatcttttcTTGTGAGGAGTCAACCATGTGTCTCTTACGTAGTTACAGAAAATAACATTATCGACAAAGGTTTGCTCAAATATTTGCAAAATTTCCTCGTGCTCCTACTCTTATATTTCTTTAATGGGTTCATGtatatctttctttaatatattgtttgcatttgcctccaacatttttgttgaTATGAAGTTGACgaagtaaatttgttgaagatgaaaatacaacttcaattgcattcattaaagcaaGTTCTCTTTTCACTCACGATTACATGAGGTAATGAGGTATTTGAAACAAAGAAAACTTTAaacttctccaatgcccaacaaaagttttcttgACGCTCACAATTCATATAAACAAATACAATGTTGAATGTCAACCCAGTtgttacaccaacaatttcaaacaatgataattatacttgttttttttttaggtgTTATCCATGATCAGTACAAGAGAGAACATGTTCAACAAAGTTATAGAATATGGGTGCGTCCAAAATATGTCTCCACAACATTGGAGTCTTTatgagtcctactccaacaagCATACTTCTCaacttcaagtaacttcaacaaatgtGCAAATCAGTTTTAGGTCCTTTCAAATTCTTCTTGTATGTGCTTCGTTGCTTATAAATTTGAGAAATATTAGTCACATTCTCCttatctcgatctctcaaagatgaTAAGATGTGTCTTGGTGCAACGTGATACTTTGTCTgctcgtcaacatgtttcttatcttccTTCTTTTAAGTGTCTCAcaaatgcattattctcaaaagtagccATTAACTCAAGGTTGTGAAGTCCACGCATTAAACTAATAATCTgtccttcatcatttttcaaTGTTCTCAATCTAAATTTAAACGGGCAACCACACCTTTTAGTTGAAGTCCCTGAGTtacttttatttgacttatattttccACCTCTATCccaaccaagaattaattttgacttctTTCCTCTCTTTTTGGTCTATGTTAGAGCGAGTAATGATAACAACTACTC
The genomic region above belongs to Cicer arietinum cultivar CDC Frontier isolate Library 1 chromosome 4, Cicar.CDCFrontier_v2.0, whole genome shotgun sequence and contains:
- the LOC101508230 gene encoding protein SMAX1-LIKE 3-like, which encodes MRSGICSIQLQALTQEAATLVKQAVNLATRRGHSQVTPLHVATIMLSTSTNLLHKACLQCHSHPFQYKALELCFKVSLNRLPSSTSSSFLGGYQYSTILSLSNSLVAAFKRAQGHHRRGSLIENQKQQSILALKIEVEQLIISILDDPSVSRVMREAGFSSELVKTNVEQIVSIDHVCSQQPQFHVNNDADDVSSVLSELVRKRRNTVIVGENIENVEEVARGVMKSLKRDNVLQFVSFPIVSFNNIISKEEVERKIVELRRVIRSYDGRGFILYLGDLKWLFEFWSSSCEQRKSYYCSVEHIVMEIKKLISGNGENGKLLLMGIATFETYMKCKLCDRSLETIWELHPFTTTCVGSLSLTLSLDSNFQAKERSKMKFKDESFEDGVEVSQHVILPTWLQNCKDEKVHTMDNQKNAKQWDICKKWNSFCSPCTNLEKPFLHVSSFPSSPTSISSHRKSSSLHLSHSLSWPIICEHKELPKECFNGDSYKGNLIIFMPQNVPKQDLLSNPNSSPNSASSSEELEGLDSTQMFKELNDENMKVLCDVMEKKFPQQKEIAKEIASTVLLCRSGMRKGREKNYLLKTDGKQETWMLFIGVDFEAKEFISKELAKVIFGSYKNFDS